A window of Haloarcula sp. H-GB4 contains these coding sequences:
- a CDS encoding minichromosome maintenance protein MCM, producing MATAENTELIDRFEEFYRNYYRNEIGELAQKYPNDQKSLYIDWDDLYRFDPDLADDYRTKPGQIQEYAEEALRLYDLPVDVSLGQAHVRVRNLPDSEDIRDLRHEHHGNLVAVRGIIRKATDVRPKVTEAAFECQRCGTLTRIPQTAGDFQEPHDCQGCERQGPFRLNTDQSQFIDAQKLRVQESPEGLRGGETPQSIDINIEDDITGHVTAGDHVRVTGILKLDQRGNDNEKSPMFDIYMEGVSVEIEDEQFEDMEITDADKKEIVELSSESDIYDKMVGAIAPSIYGYEKEKLAMMLQLFSGVTKELPDGSRIRGDLHMLLIGDPGTGKSQMLSYIENIAPRSVYTSGKGSSSAGLTAAAVRDDFGDGQQWTLEAGALVLADQGIAAIDELDKMSPEDRSAMHEALEQQRISVSKAGINATLKSRCSLLGAANPKYGRFDQYEPIGEQIDLEPALISRFDLIFTVTDKPDEEKDRNLAEHIIQTNYAGELHTHRTENPTSNFSEEEVGTVTEEVAPTIEPDLLRKYVAYAKRNCFPTMTEEAKSRIEDFYVDLRLKGQDEDAPVPVTARKLEALVRLAEASARIRLSDTVDEADADRAVDIAHYCLKEIGVDPETGEFDADVVETGQSKTQRDRIQNIKGIISDIEDEYDEGAPADVVIERAEEVGIDESKAEHEIDKLKQKGEVYEPRTDHLRTT from the coding sequence ATGGCGACCGCCGAGAACACCGAACTCATCGACCGCTTCGAGGAGTTCTACCGCAACTACTACCGCAACGAGATCGGTGAGCTCGCCCAGAAATATCCGAACGACCAGAAATCGCTGTATATCGACTGGGACGACCTCTATCGTTTCGACCCGGATCTGGCCGACGACTACCGAACCAAGCCCGGGCAGATTCAGGAGTACGCCGAGGAGGCCCTTCGATTGTACGACCTCCCGGTTGATGTCTCACTCGGGCAGGCCCATGTCCGCGTTCGAAATCTCCCGGATTCCGAGGACATCCGTGACCTCCGCCACGAACATCACGGCAACCTCGTTGCCGTCCGTGGTATCATCCGGAAAGCGACTGATGTGCGTCCGAAGGTCACCGAAGCGGCCTTCGAGTGCCAGCGCTGTGGGACGCTCACGCGCATCCCCCAGACCGCCGGCGACTTTCAGGAACCGCACGACTGCCAGGGCTGTGAACGGCAGGGGCCATTCCGGCTCAACACCGACCAGTCCCAGTTCATTGATGCCCAGAAGCTCCGCGTGCAGGAATCTCCCGAGGGACTGCGCGGCGGGGAGACGCCCCAGTCAATCGACATCAACATCGAGGACGATATCACGGGCCACGTCACCGCCGGCGACCACGTCCGCGTGACCGGCATCCTCAAACTTGACCAGCGGGGCAACGACAACGAGAAGTCCCCGATGTTCGACATCTACATGGAGGGCGTCAGCGTCGAAATCGAGGACGAGCAGTTTGAGGACATGGAGATCACTGACGCCGACAAGAAGGAAATCGTCGAACTCTCCAGCGAATCCGACATCTACGACAAGATGGTCGGGGCCATCGCCCCCTCCATCTACGGCTATGAGAAAGAGAAGCTCGCAATGATGCTTCAGCTCTTCTCCGGCGTAACGAAGGAGCTACCTGATGGCTCTCGAATACGCGGCGACCTCCATATGCTGCTGATAGGAGACCCGGGAACGGGTAAATCGCAGATGCTATCATATATCGAGAATATCGCGCCACGCTCTGTCTACACCTCCGGCAAAGGGTCATCGAGTGCGGGGCTCACCGCGGCCGCCGTTCGCGACGACTTCGGCGACGGTCAGCAGTGGACGCTCGAAGCCGGCGCGCTCGTGCTCGCTGATCAGGGTATCGCCGCTATCGACGAACTCGATAAGATGTCCCCGGAAGATCGGTCTGCGATGCATGAAGCGCTGGAACAGCAGCGTATCAGCGTCTCGAAGGCCGGAATCAACGCGACACTCAAATCACGCTGTTCGCTGCTGGGTGCGGCCAACCCGAAGTATGGCCGGTTCGACCAGTACGAACCCATCGGCGAGCAGATAGACCTCGAACCGGCGCTCATCTCGCGGTTCGATCTCATCTTCACCGTGACGGACAAGCCAGATGAGGAAAAAGACCGCAACCTCGCCGAGCACATTATCCAGACCAACTACGCCGGCGAACTCCACACCCATCGGACGGAGAACCCGACCTCGAACTTCAGCGAGGAGGAGGTCGGCACCGTTACTGAGGAGGTCGCACCGACAATCGAGCCGGACCTCCTCCGGAAGTACGTCGCCTATGCGAAGCGCAACTGCTTCCCGACGATGACAGAGGAAGCGAAATCGCGCATTGAGGACTTCTACGTCGACCTGCGGCTCAAGGGTCAGGACGAGGACGCACCGGTGCCGGTCACCGCCCGGAAGCTGGAGGCGCTGGTCCGGCTTGCTGAAGCCTCTGCACGTATACGCCTCTCCGACACCGTCGACGAAGCCGACGCCGACCGTGCGGTCGACATTGCCCACTACTGCCTGAAGGAGATCGGCGTCGACCCCGAGACCGGCGAGTTCGACGCCGACGTGGTCGAGACCGGCCAGTCGAAAACCCAGCGCGACCGTATCCAGAACATCAAGGGCATCATCTCCGACATTGAGGACGAGTACGATGAGGGTGCACCCGCCGACGTGGTCATCGAACGCGCTGAGGAGGTCGGCATCGACGAGTCGAAGGCCGAACACGAGATTGACAAGCTGAAACAGAAAGGCGAGGTGTACGAGCCTCGGACGGATCACCTTCGGACGACCTGA
- a CDS encoding BMP family protein gives MRNQNITRRRLLASGGAAATAALAGCVSGFGGSGEGDEGPSDGQQATASGIDESDAAATVGMVYALGGLDDRSFNDAANRGIQRARLDDGVEYTNHEPGSIAGFGEVQAELASSMNPSYDLICCIGFLQAEGLSEVASEYTDQQFMIVDSVVDADNVASYVFREHEGSFQAGNLAGLLTTRDVNLGAGATNPEETTVGFVGGLDQPLIHKFEAGFRAGVEYANADVDVLTEYLGNFDDVQGARDIAAGMYDDGADIVYHAAGGAGVGIFQAAQAHGRYAIGVDSDQSRSNPRYADVVLASMVKRVNVAVYNAATATVADNLPAGEVVSLGLDSDGVGIVYGTSLEPAIPDDVREALSTSREQVAAGDIVVPTERSNTGGA, from the coding sequence GTGCGCAATCAAAATATCACAAGGCGACGGCTCCTTGCCAGTGGCGGCGCGGCCGCGACCGCAGCACTCGCCGGCTGTGTGAGCGGCTTCGGGGGGAGCGGAGAAGGAGACGAGGGCCCCAGCGACGGCCAGCAAGCGACTGCCAGCGGCATCGACGAGAGCGATGCAGCGGCAACTGTCGGGATGGTGTACGCGCTGGGCGGGCTCGATGACCGCTCGTTCAACGATGCGGCGAACCGCGGCATTCAGCGCGCACGCCTCGATGACGGGGTCGAGTACACGAACCACGAGCCAGGCAGTATCGCCGGATTCGGCGAAGTGCAGGCCGAGCTGGCGAGTTCGATGAACCCGTCATACGACCTGATCTGTTGTATCGGATTTCTGCAGGCTGAGGGGCTATCTGAGGTAGCATCGGAGTACACTGACCAGCAGTTCATGATCGTCGACTCTGTCGTGGATGCCGACAACGTGGCCAGTTATGTGTTCCGCGAACACGAGGGATCGTTTCAGGCCGGGAACCTCGCCGGGCTGCTCACGACCAGGGACGTCAACCTCGGTGCGGGTGCAACGAACCCAGAAGAGACGACCGTCGGGTTTGTCGGTGGCCTCGACCAGCCGCTTATCCATAAGTTCGAAGCCGGCTTCAGAGCCGGCGTCGAGTACGCCAACGCGGACGTTGATGTTCTCACGGAGTACCTCGGGAACTTCGACGACGTGCAGGGTGCCCGCGACATCGCAGCCGGGATGTACGACGATGGAGCGGACATCGTCTACCACGCGGCGGGTGGCGCAGGTGTTGGCATCTTCCAGGCCGCACAGGCTCATGGCCGGTACGCAATCGGGGTGGACTCAGACCAGTCCCGGAGTAACCCCCGGTATGCGGACGTCGTGCTCGCGAGCATGGTCAAGCGAGTGAACGTTGCGGTCTACAACGCGGCGACAGCGACGGTCGCAGACAACCTCCCTGCTGGTGAGGTCGTCTCGCTTGGGCTTGATAGTGACGGCGTCGGCATTGTCTATGGGACCTCCCTCGAGCCAGCAATTCCCGACGACGTCAGAGAGGCGCTGTCGACATCGCGGGAGCAGGTCGCTGCCGGCGACATTGTCGTACCAACTGAGCGCTCCAACACGGGTGGTGCCTGA
- a CDS encoding methyl-accepting chemotaxis protein, producing the protein MAGGPLDGLASALDRVAPEFVRQRFAAKFAVAFLAVLLVIAGAGAFTFQATSTAVEHQTTEQLAETSQLEGDSIGSWVEQQRTHTRSVSQGEPLRSDRRAAAYILLQDQLLPDDVVSMHLVNESRGEVVASTELPLEGRSLSELDAPWTAAEVPEGPGNNTQVWSSSRSYRSPVLNDEPVMAFASSVPKRDGSHLVVVTRIQSQVDRLSDTNSTKETTILNTNDETVLNIDREFDSDTHSESIAAIRDANGTAAPVTAVSDGRVYAFAPVPTTNWVTVTSLDTAQAFSVRDTVGQMVGLLVLLALVSLSAVGLVLGKRTVDPLKQLRDRAERIEAGDFDVDLSTNRADEIGRLYGTFDDMRISLQNRIQEAEDAVEEAKTARSEAEELRTEAEDARAQAEEASQRLQERATEYSAVMQEIADGDLTKRLDENAEETAMREVAVEFNAMLDGLEATVSEVAAFADEVADATIEVATGAEEIETTSQTVSDRIQEIADGAIRQHDDLEEAAAEMDELSASIEEVAASSTTVAETAREAVDRGETGREAAESAIDDMAEIESRSADAVDQILDLQERMDDIGEIVDFISDIAEQTNMLALNANIEAARADKDGEGFAVVADEVKNLAEETKQAAAEIEAEIAAVQTETDETVTDIRATSDHIDTGVNTVREAADAIEDTVDAIENANDGIQEIADATEDQADATQNVVHRVDGVSEISQNVTEDAEQVSAAAEEQSASVAEIAQSADELRDRADSLAATVDEFDTSGGEDDHSDVEGQR; encoded by the coding sequence ATGGCGGGCGGTCCGCTTGATGGACTGGCGAGCGCGCTTGATCGGGTCGCCCCCGAGTTCGTCCGGCAGCGGTTTGCTGCGAAGTTTGCTGTTGCGTTCCTCGCCGTGTTGCTCGTCATCGCAGGCGCTGGGGCGTTCACGTTTCAGGCGACATCCACAGCAGTCGAACACCAGACGACCGAACAACTCGCCGAGACCAGCCAGCTGGAGGGGGACTCTATCGGCTCGTGGGTCGAGCAACAGCGCACGCACACGCGCTCCGTTTCGCAAGGTGAGCCGCTGCGGAGCGACCGACGGGCGGCCGCGTATATCCTGCTGCAGGACCAGCTACTGCCTGACGACGTTGTCAGTATGCACCTCGTAAATGAATCCCGTGGCGAAGTAGTCGCCAGCACTGAACTCCCGCTAGAGGGACGGTCGCTGTCCGAACTTGACGCGCCGTGGACGGCCGCCGAAGTGCCGGAAGGCCCTGGGAACAACACACAGGTCTGGTCGAGTAGTCGATCGTACCGCTCACCGGTCCTCAACGACGAGCCTGTGATGGCGTTCGCTAGCTCGGTTCCGAAGCGTGACGGCTCGCATCTGGTCGTCGTTACGCGCATCCAGAGTCAGGTCGACCGGCTCAGCGATACGAATTCGACGAAGGAAACCACGATTCTGAACACCAACGATGAGACAGTACTGAACATCGACCGCGAGTTTGATTCTGACACCCACAGTGAGAGCATCGCGGCAATCCGCGATGCGAACGGCACTGCAGCACCGGTGACAGCGGTGTCCGATGGTCGCGTGTACGCGTTCGCGCCTGTCCCGACCACGAACTGGGTCACGGTGACAAGCCTAGACACGGCCCAGGCGTTCAGTGTCCGAGATACGGTCGGTCAGATGGTCGGCCTGCTTGTCCTGCTAGCACTCGTTTCGTTGTCGGCTGTCGGCCTTGTGCTCGGGAAACGCACGGTCGACCCCCTGAAGCAGTTGCGGGACCGTGCTGAGCGCATCGAGGCCGGCGACTTCGATGTTGACCTCTCGACGAACCGCGCCGACGAAATCGGCCGGCTCTACGGGACGTTCGACGATATGCGGATCTCTCTCCAGAACCGCATTCAAGAAGCGGAAGATGCGGTCGAGGAAGCGAAGACGGCGCGGTCGGAAGCCGAAGAGCTCCGCACGGAGGCGGAAGACGCACGGGCTCAAGCGGAGGAAGCCAGCCAGCGCCTCCAGGAGCGCGCCACCGAGTACAGCGCGGTGATGCAGGAGATCGCTGACGGTGACCTCACGAAGCGCCTCGATGAGAACGCGGAGGAGACGGCGATGCGAGAAGTCGCAGTGGAGTTCAACGCAATGCTCGACGGGCTCGAAGCCACCGTCAGCGAGGTCGCGGCGTTCGCCGACGAAGTCGCGGATGCCACAATCGAGGTCGCGACTGGGGCCGAGGAAATCGAGACGACGAGCCAGACCGTCAGTGACCGCATACAGGAGATCGCCGACGGTGCCATCAGGCAGCACGACGACCTCGAGGAGGCCGCCGCCGAGATGGACGAGCTATCGGCGAGCATCGAGGAAGTCGCAGCGTCGTCAACGACAGTCGCAGAAACGGCCAGAGAAGCCGTCGACCGTGGCGAAACGGGCCGAGAAGCCGCCGAGTCGGCTATTGACGACATGGCTGAGATCGAGTCCCGCTCGGCAGATGCGGTCGACCAGATTCTCGACCTGCAGGAGCGCATGGACGACATCGGCGAGATTGTCGACTTCATCTCGGACATCGCCGAGCAGACGAATATGCTCGCCCTGAACGCCAACATCGAGGCCGCCCGTGCCGACAAGGACGGTGAGGGCTTCGCCGTTGTCGCCGACGAGGTCAAGAACCTCGCGGAGGAGACGAAACAGGCTGCAGCGGAGATAGAAGCCGAAATCGCGGCCGTGCAGACGGAGACCGATGAGACTGTCACGGATATCCGCGCGACCAGCGACCACATCGACACCGGTGTCAATACTGTCCGCGAGGCTGCTGACGCGATAGAGGACACTGTCGACGCAATCGAGAACGCCAACGATGGTATTCAGGAGATTGCGGATGCCACCGAGGATCAGGCCGACGCAACGCAGAACGTCGTCCACCGCGTCGATGGGGTTTCCGAGATCAGCCAGAACGTGACGGAAGACGCAGAGCAGGTATCGGCGGCCGCCGAAGAGCAGTCGGCGTCCGTCGCTGAAATCGCCCAGAGCGCGGACGAACTCCGCGACCGTGCCGACTCGCTGGCCGCGACCGTCGACGAGTTCGACACCAGTGGCGGGGAGGACGACCACAGCGATGTCGAAGGCCAGCGATAA
- a CDS encoding SLC13 family permease: MLFVFAVIVAALVLFATEALPVDVTAIAVMVALMLAEPATTLAADAGLLAEPVYVLHQAGDGISPLDRGLSGFASTATITVLAMFILSDGVQRTGIVQILGAKIASLTGDSETKQLGATVGLVAPISGFINNTAAVAILLPMVTDIAHKGKLSPSKLLLPLSYASMFGGMLTLIGTSTNILASQLSAELIDHPFSMFEFTQLGIIVTVIGTVYLLTVGRYLIPSRIPVEEDLTEEFEMGEYLTEVVVREDSPLIGQTVDEALRVSAFDVDIVQLVREKRTFLEPLGQKSIRAGDVFAVRTDRDTLVDLLDVEGLDIIPDVEVDDAELETANERKNLVEVVVAPGSSLIGETLVSTSFRQRYDATVLALRHGQELYRQRMDHVTLRIGDTLLVQATPESIERLNRNNDFIVAQEVARPDFRRSKIPVAIGIVAAVVGVAALTPIHIVISALGGALAMVLTGCLRPPELYDAVQWDVIFLLAGVIPLGTALQETGGADLLAELFVMGADSILTAGGGLAVVLGLMYLVTALLTNIISNNASVVLMIPVAIETAQQLNANAFAFVLAVTFAASTAFMTPVGYQTNLLVYGPGGYRFTDYLKVGAPLQAVFAVATTLGIAYFWGLAPA, from the coding sequence ATGTTATTCGTGTTCGCGGTCATCGTCGCTGCGCTGGTGCTGTTTGCGACGGAGGCGCTGCCCGTCGACGTGACTGCTATCGCCGTTATGGTCGCGCTGATGCTGGCCGAGCCAGCAACGACTCTGGCGGCTGATGCCGGACTCCTCGCCGAGCCGGTGTACGTGTTACATCAGGCTGGTGATGGGATTTCGCCGCTGGATCGCGGGCTCTCTGGCTTTGCCTCGACGGCGACGATAACGGTGCTGGCGATGTTCATTCTCTCAGACGGCGTCCAGCGGACCGGTATCGTCCAGATTCTCGGCGCGAAAATCGCCTCGCTGACCGGAGACAGCGAAACGAAACAGCTCGGTGCGACCGTCGGGCTGGTCGCACCTATCTCCGGGTTCATCAACAACACTGCCGCCGTTGCCATCCTCCTGCCGATGGTCACTGATATCGCGCACAAGGGCAAGCTCTCGCCGTCGAAGCTGCTCTTGCCGCTGTCCTATGCTTCGATGTTCGGCGGAATGCTGACGCTCATTGGGACCTCGACGAACATCCTCGCCTCGCAGCTTTCGGCGGAACTGATCGACCATCCGTTCAGTATGTTCGAGTTCACCCAGCTCGGCATCATCGTGACCGTCATCGGCACGGTTTATCTCCTTACCGTCGGGCGCTATCTGATCCCGTCGCGGATTCCGGTCGAAGAGGACCTCACCGAGGAGTTCGAAATGGGGGAGTATCTCACCGAGGTTGTCGTTCGCGAAGACTCCCCGCTCATCGGACAGACTGTCGACGAGGCACTCAGAGTCTCGGCGTTCGACGTGGATATCGTCCAGTTGGTTCGCGAGAAACGCACGTTCCTCGAACCGCTCGGCCAGAAATCCATTCGGGCCGGTGATGTCTTCGCCGTTCGGACGGACCGAGACACGCTCGTCGACCTCCTCGACGTCGAAGGGCTGGACATCATTCCGGATGTCGAGGTCGACGACGCGGAACTGGAAACCGCAAACGAGCGGAAAAACCTCGTTGAGGTTGTCGTCGCTCCCGGCTCTTCGCTTATTGGCGAGACACTCGTCTCCACGAGCTTCCGCCAGCGTTACGACGCGACCGTGCTGGCGCTTCGCCACGGTCAGGAGCTGTACCGCCAGCGAATGGACCACGTGACACTCCGCATCGGTGATACGCTTCTGGTGCAGGCCACTCCCGAAAGCATCGAACGCCTCAACCGTAACAACGACTTCATCGTCGCGCAGGAGGTCGCGCGGCCGGATTTCCGGCGGTCGAAGATTCCCGTTGCGATCGGCATCGTCGCTGCTGTCGTCGGCGTCGCGGCGCTGACGCCGATCCACATCGTCATCTCGGCGCTCGGCGGCGCGCTGGCGATGGTGCTCACCGGCTGTCTCCGCCCCCCGGAACTGTACGACGCCGTCCAGTGGGACGTCATCTTCCTGCTCGCTGGCGTCATCCCGCTTGGCACCGCACTACAGGAGACCGGCGGCGCTGACCTGCTCGCGGAGCTGTTCGTCATGGGTGCTGACAGCATCCTCACCGCTGGGGGCGGCCTCGCCGTCGTCCTTGGACTCATGTATCTCGTTACGGCGCTGCTGACGAACATCATCTCGAATAACGCCTCCGTCGTCCTGATGATCCCAGTTGCTATCGAAACCGCCCAGCAACTGAACGCCAACGCCTTCGCCTTCGTCCTCGCCGTCACCTTTGCTGCCTCGACGGCGTTCATGACGCCGGTCGGCTACCAGACGAACCTCCTCGTCTACGGCCCCGGTGGATACCGATTCACCGACTATCTGAAGGTTGGAGCGCCGCTACAGGCTGTCTTCGCCGTCGCGACGACGCTCGGTATCGCGTACTTCTGGGGCCTCGCTCCCGCGTGA